The genomic segment CATGGAGAAACATGCAAAAGTGTGTCACAGAAATGCAcgattttttcaattttttttttttaaatcaaggagAATTGGCCTTCATGTCTCACCGGGAAAGAGCCGCGGGCCCCACGAGCTCATAGTCCATCTTGGAGAACAAGTTCTGGATGGTGGCGCGCTCGAAGTCTGTCCATTCAACCATGTTGCCGGTTCAAAGGTTTGTTCCACTTGTCATGCGTGTTTCGGTGCCGGGTGCAACTTTTTAAAGAACCGCTTCACCCCTCCCTTAAAATGTACGATTGGATGGGTCATGGAAGTGGGCTGAACCGTAATTATTGCTGCACGGATTTGCGTAAACGATAAGGGGAGGAAGAACCTGCACTGCGTAGATTGCGCCTGAAACTGACTATTACGATGACGGACTGTTCAAATTTCCAATGAGCAGCTGGTCTGATATGATAAATTAATGatttgaagtttgaaaaagaCCCGCGGGTTGACAGTGCAACGAATAACGGGGACAGATGTgaattgaacacacacacacacacacacacacacacacacacacacaaattaaccCATTTTGAATTTTCCCTTTTACTCAGTTAAGACGCAGTATTCAGATTTATCTCAAATTTAGATTCGATCACAAGAAACTTTATTTGACAGTATTATCCATCAGCATTATTACCCAACGTGAGCTGTTCGTTGGTCTCTGTGCTAAATCTACCTTTTTGCAATAAACAAATTAGGCCGGAACTAAAGTAATTAAGCGGTGGTGTGGTTAGTCTAACCACATCAAAAACCCAGAGTGTTCACCATAGACTGCAGTGTTCACCCAATAAAGTCGTTAACCCAATAGAGGGCGCTCATATACATCAGGGAGCTCCTGGTCTCACCAAGGTTCTGTATCatccaaattaaaatcacaacagATAGACAGATGCCTTTGTTCGAGCTCAATTTAGCCAATGCATTTATCAGAAAGTTCTCTGACTGCAGATATATAGTGAAGCCATACACATTTCTACTAAAATGCGTGAATTGGTCATTTGAAGTCATTGTAATCACTCATAATAAAGGTCCCGTTTTATGGCCCTGCTACATCTGTATTTAACATTACGCAAGCATTGGAGGGATTCCGCCGCCCTGACATCAATACGGAGCTCGTTGCACCATTGAGGtgccaggacagaaaacaggcgGGATTTAGAAGAGCGGTGGCTGCCAGCATTTCGCAGTGAGGGAGTGGCAAGGCGTTTGGCAGTGGTAGAATGAGTGGGCGGGCTGGGGCGGGCgaagtttgaccatgttctggtTGTAGGAAGGGCCTTAACCATTCGCAGCatggtaggcgagtaccagtgcctcgAATCGGATTCGAGCTGCCACCGGCAGCCAGTGCAGGGTGAGGAGGAATGGTGCGGTGTGGGAGAATttgggtaggttgaagaccaaaCGAGCCGCTGcgttctggatgagctgcagaggtcggatggcacatgccggcagaccagctaggagtgagttgcagtagtccaggcgagagatgacaagagcctgcaccagtACCTGCGTCACACAGGGAGAGTGCCTTGCCTGAGACTCCCAGTtgttggagggtggagaggaggatctggtCGTTCACagtgtcaaaagctgctgagaggtcgAGCAGGATGaccacagaggagagggaggctgccCTAGCTGTgtggagttcctctgtgacagctaggaggGCAGTCTCTGTTGAGTGTCCTGCCTTGAATCATGACTGGTGGGGGTCAAGaaggttgttctggtggagaTATGTAGAAAGTTGAAACAAGACAGCACGTTCCAgagttttggaaagaaatggaagaagagagacaggtcTAAAGTTTCTCATGTCAGAAGGGTCGAGTGTAGGTTTCTTTAAGAGAGGGTTCACTCTTGCTGCTTTGAGAGCACTTGGGAAGGGACCTGTTGACAGAGAGGTGTTGAATAGACGggtgaggaagggaaggagatcAGGAGCAATAGACTGAAGAAGGTGGGAGGGAAAAGGGTCAAGAGGGCCTGTGGTGGGGCGGTGGGAGGTGAGCAAGGATAGAACCTCACTGGGAGGTAGTGGTGAAAAAGCAActagagaaggagatgaggagggtgaaggagagGCAGTGTCAGTAAGGGGGTCGGGAAATGAGGAGCGAATGGTGTCTATCTTTTCTGCAAAGCAGTTTACAAAGTCGCttgggcagagggaggagggaggtgggagagCGGGAGGgtcgaggagggaggagaagatggaaaaaaaatgttggggtTGGAGAAGGAGGACTGAATTTTAGATtcaaagaaagatttttttagCAGCTGATCAGGAAGtagagaaggaggaaagaagatATTTTCTAGGCAAGAAGATCCTCGTGGCATTTGGAGTTTTGCCATTGTCGCTCAGCTGCTCGCAGGGAGGTTCTGTGAGACCGTACTGACTCAGATAACCACGGAGCTGGAGGGGTGAGGCGAGCCCGCCGAGAGGTGAATGGACAGAGGGAGTCCAGGGAAGAGGCCAAGGTGGAGAGAAGAGTGTCTGTGGCAGAGTCAGGGGAAAGGAGTGAGAAGGAGTCGGCTGAGGGGAGAGCAGATGGGAAAGATGAGGcgagagaggagcgagagagggaacGAAGGTTGCTGCggacaggtacagtatgagtggaagagggagggtcaggagttagagagaggggaagagagtaAGTTATGAAGAAGTGGTCATAgagatttaacatttacatcaacatttaaggtttgactttgactttcctctttgataaagcttgtTCAGGTGAGTCCCGAACCATCTCTTTGCTGCAAGTGGaactcccatcatctctctctctctctctctctcaaattcaaattcagcaTTATTGGCAtgggaaacagaacagaacatcaCAAGGACTGGACCAGACTTTCACTGACATTGCACTTTCTGAAGGCAGGGAAGATGTGGCCTGAATGTCAAGGGTCGGGATATGGTTAgtattgaatttaattttttattttttatgtatcaCTGCATATTGGTCCTCTGATGGGCTGGGGACATGACAGGTCAcccgggattggctccagcctcccGGTATAGATAATTGATGAATGGATGATGGATTATTATTCAACAGTGCAGGTATATGATACCAAACACATGCCGAAAGCCTCCATGTCCAAATCACATCGACAAGTAGCTCTACAGGCTCAAGGTTCGCAACCAGCCGACGCGCCATCTAGCGGATATAATGCAACACGGGTATTTATCAGAAAGTGTTAAAACTCTGAACTAAACTCATCTTTTTCAACATGAGCCAAAATACAAgatatttacttttaatttattggcaatttaaatgcaaaaaagctGAGATAAACAGATAGAAAGCACTGACTGTTGTTGCAGCTGGGGGGAGGAACGTTGTAGCTGCCGCCTCTGTTCCAGTCGAACATTTTCCAATGTGACACACAACAACTGTATTGGTACATTAACGAGTGTTAGGGAGGAATTCATTGCCAGACCTCTGAGTTAAAACCagttattgtgtattttgtcaGTGTCCGGTTCCTGAGAGTGGTAAATATTAATACAAGTTCCACTTACAACACGCTAACTTCCACTGTTCGATCGCAGACGCCGCCTGCGGCCGACTTCGCCGTGTCGGATGCTAAGATGATGCTAAACCCGTCCGCCCGGCTGCCGGACGACCGACGGTCCATGTACAGCCAGTCCCACCACAGCGTGTACAGGAGCGGCGACAGAACCAGCCCCATCAGCGTCATCCTGGTGAGCTCCGGCAGCCGCGGGAACAAGCTGCTCTTCCGGTACCCCTTCCAGAGGGCGGCGGACTGTCCGGCGTCTGTCACGGGTAGGTCGCAGCGTCCCCCCCAGAGTCCCTCAGTCAGTCACAAGTTGGGAAGTCATCCAGGCGTTGTTCAGCGGAGCCAGATCGTACAGCGGCTGAACATCATAGTAAACACCTCACACCGATGCATATTGTCTTTATAAAGTATACAAGTGGCATATTTTGAATGGGACTATAGTCAATTTGGGGGATTTGAAGCAACTATGGCGATTCTAATCAGTATGTGCTCGTTCCTTTTTGCACATGTTGTGATTTTTGTGAGTTCAGTATGACCTACTACAGTGCTGTGCAAAAGTTTGATGCACTAAAAGTTAAGCAGAACGAATCAAATAAGAAACTTGTTCTTGTGCGGTATTGTGTGACCGATCAGATTCTGTCTGTGCCTTAAACCTTTGGATAGTGCTGCTGCGTGAATTCATTCAATTTGACTGTTACTTCAAAATTAGCGTCTTTCctcgtgtccttttttttgtccgcccgatatgaaacaaacaaacaactctCTGTGTGCCTGAGGCTTGACAATGACCAATTGAAGTCTCATGACTCACAAGATAACTTGGAGTCGTGCACAGTGTGGCTGACAGTGGTTGCTCGAATCTCtgtacatcaacaacaacaaccttgtAAAACCACATAAGCAAAGAGCAACAGTAGCAGACCCCCCCTACCAACCCCGACAAAGACCCTTAATGACAACAAACGCCTCATGCCACAAAACAGTCAGATAAACAGTCTAACTAAGTGGTTCTTTAActaatgttttctttccccaGTTTGCTTAACCCTGTGAACTAATCCTATTATTTCTGTCCACAAGCAAAACAACGAAGTCCATATGCACTGAACACAACCGGTGAGGGTCTTGAAGATCAGGATGGTGATTCAaggtatttttttgtgtgttcttcatcgattattaatgtttttatacatttattataataaacacGAATGCAGCCCATTCACAGATCCACATGAGCTTCTTACTTTTACTACGtttttcctccttgttttttttccaagaagaATTGAGGAGCGAACCCATGGTAGATTTGGCCCATGTGGTTGAGTCTTGTATAGCTGGCACCACAAAACATTGCTTTATCACCTCACCATGTGTTCAAACTTTATCATAGCCCAAGAATGTTTGCTGAAATTaactggtgaaaaaaagaacatgctgataaACAAGTTCATGCACTGGATTGTTTAACACACAACAGGCTTTTTTCAAAGCTAAACATGAATGCTGGGGCAAGTAACTGTCCATCATAGAGTCACAGATattacaaacaggaagtggaagtagatattaaaaaatttaaaataaataaattaatatatatatatataggatgTGTGCAGTGCTGCATCATTTCATCGTTTTTCTTGTTCATCCTGTTCATCCactgaggaaaagaaggaagtgGGAAAAGGATGAAGCAGTTTGGTCATGAGTCATGCAGACAAAGTGGAGCACTTTTTTCACGATGAGTCGCTGAGACAGACATCGTAGAAAACAAGAACTTGACGAAATTTGCAAACAACTCAAACTCAAATCTCTGTTCACACTCGCAGTGATGTTGAAGTCTCTTTCTGTGAAATACAACAGTGTCCTGACAGAGAACTGCTGGTCAGTCGTTGGTTGGGTGGAACTACTAGGTCACGGTGTTGTGAAAAGCAGCCACGCATGAGCAGTTAAACTCCTTCAGACTTTAAACAGTTTAGCTCACCAGGCATCAGCAGGACAAAGCTGAAACAACACcttgaaatgttgtgttttttgctctctgctcaatttttttaacattacccCAACACTGGTTTCACTTAAAACAGGCTTTCGTGAAGTGTACTTCAGTTTAGCAGGTATATTCGTATACTTGGACAGGGTCAACTGGTAGTTTGCTTGAATCAACATGCAGACCAGCACTTTCACAGTatcacgtttgtttgtttgttagggttttattttgatgtcCATTTCAATGCATTCAGCCCAACTGTGTGTTgcattttcccttttgtttgctttttttcttcttttttatggcCCAATTCCCATTTCAGGGAACAATCTCCACTAACTGACGAACAGTTGGTAGCCGGGTAAGACCAAATCATTCTAAACCACCTCTCCTCCGCTTAGATCAcccctgtctttttttcttcttttttttacccccttcTTTCCTATTTCGTGTCCTATATGGATCCCCAACCCTAatctagaagaagaaaaacccttgTATATTGTCTGTAGCAGATCCAGTGAATCAGTGTTTGGTTAAATTGGGATTTCAGTGTTGGTTTTCTCTGTACTGTGTGTCttggtggaaaagaaaaattcaacaGTTTAAAActatataatttataaatataatttatttctaGCAGTATAAAACGAAATACAAATGACactaaagaaaatacaaaacattccTCTCAATTTTTGTTGGTGGGGTAAGTCTATAGTGTGTTTAATTTTTCCTCTGGAAGTCGACGTCTTGATTTTTTAATCCCTTTGATCGCAGCATGAGTTACTTAAGTCAAACCAGCATGAGTCTCTCACATTCTCCATTCATACGGCGACTTCACTATTTTGGAgagtttcttctccttttctcctctccagtaGCCACacaagctttttttaatttatggaTTACATTACAGGCAGATGCATCTGATTAACTTAACCCCTCTCATACACAGGAATATGAAGGAACATAAATAAACTGAGCCAATTGAAACCTTCTCACTTGTCCCCTGCTGTTTCTGTGCCGTAGCCTCACTTCCAACCTTGAACTTCTCTCTCTGATTGGGTCCGTTCTTCCTTTTCCTTAAGGTTCTCTGACATCATCCTCGCCACCATCCTGGCCACCAAGTCTGATATTTGTGGGAAGAAGTTTGAACTCAAGATAGACAATGTTCGGTTTGTGGGTCACCCGACTCTCCTCCAGCATCCTCCCATTATTCAGgtaggaaaacaaatgaagccTGATGAAAGGATGTTGTCATTCTTTGAACTTGTTCAGGTATTTTCTTCTGGTCAAACAGCTTGTTTCCTTTGTTATGAAAATCCAACATAATATCATGGATTCAATAGTATTTctgcatatactgtagattGCATTTTGATAAATTGTCACTGTTATATGGTTGTAATTAATAGGGAAAACTATCAATAGTTATAATAAACCGTATGATACATATGtgattgaaaatataaatttaaaacatcaaaaaaatccatcttAAATACAGTTAATGTGTCTTGCCATCTGGCCTTGATGAGGCTGTAAGGCCGTTTCTCACTTGGCAGATCGGTCTTAACCGCAGCAACGCCCCCTGCTGACAGTTCTTTTCAGTCCGATGATTCACTGCCCGTGTTGCAAAGATAAAAGGTATTTCACAGGGGCTTTTGaggcaatgacaaaaaaaagaagaaaaaaaaaagaaaagttcaatTACATATTCTGCTTTAAAttgcatttgtgaaaaaaaaccaggaTAAACGTACAACTTGATTAAATAGTTTCTGTCAACACTTGCACAGTCTCAACAAAAATGGATCGCAATCACAAAGGTTGATTTAATGATGGACTattactactgctactactactattactcGGTTGCATATCATTGTACTGTTAATCAATATATATGATTACCCTTGTGCTAATGCTAACTAATGCAGTCTAACAAAGCAAATTAATGCTAAATCTTATGAACGTGAAAATTTCCACTGAGGGAGGCTTGTTTTGAAACTTTTTTGAGAGGTGTTGTTTTAACTTTATGATCTGTTTTGTAGTATGCAGTTTGGGGTACTGTTAAAattgtattgttattttgtcGATTTATATCATTTATAACAGTAATGGTATGATAAGAAACAGAAAACCTCTCTGCACAATGTAATACAGGTCACCTCCAAAATGACCATGTggttaaataatttaaatgattaaaataaattcttAAATAGATTTTTTGCAGGACTGTAATAAACTGCATTTAGTTGTTGTTAGGTGtccctaataaactgacaacagAGAGAATTTGTGCATtgaacaatttttaaaaattttatttacattttgctcATATTATTATAAGCCTTGTTTATTgtatgcatcatttttttttaaatgtcttctttCCGTGTAGGTTTCTAAATCAGATCCTTCGCCTAAGAGAGAGATGCCCACCATGATCTTGTTTAATGTGGTGTTTGCACTAAGGGTATGAAAAGACTGTTGATATTATAGTGCTTTcatggtttgtgtgtttagcACCTAAATGGTCTTTTGtataaattaaacaataaataacacaacttaaaattgacatatttattttgaatgatgGCACAATTATGCCAGCTGACTGTGGGTGGGACATGTACATTGTGTGTTCTGGTAATCTGTGTTGGGCGTGTGTGAGTGATAATATTCCAGTATACGCTATCTGTGTGTGCCGGGGAACtcaaaggggaggaggggccaATTTACTCTTAGCTTAATCATGCTGGTTGACAAGGCACAGCCTGTTCCTGCCCAATGCTGAGTCACTGTACGTAGTAAGTTTCAGTAAAGCCGAAGTGGGGCAGGAAACGTCGAGTCATGCTTTGTCAATGATATCTGCCTAGTAACTGAGGTGGGTGTGGGTCTACTTTTCATAGATGATAACATAAGATTTAATTATTccgttttgaattaattcactGTTCAAACTTGTAtgcaattaaattatttaatgttCTTGTACATGTGCATTCgtttagtttttacttttttattgtcAATCTATAATTTAAAACACCATTTAAACACCACCACTACATTTTAGAAATACAACAGAGATGAGCCAAAAAGTTTttagaaaatagaaatatctCAATAAAAATCCATAATAACACAAGAAGCTTAACAGTGGCGAAAGTTATTTCAAAGCTTTTGTATTGGATTgcataaaaatgacaatgaattaATTATACTTTAAAAAAGGTCCTGCATCTTTAAGTGTGTTACATGCTGAGACCTTTTATGTCACATAAAGGCCCATGTACGGTTTACAGTCCACCGACTGCTCATGTTTGACTGCTAAAAATTCAAGCATAGATAGAAGTATTGTAGTAGCATGTAGTATTATAGGAAATCACTCAGTTGCATACATACAACTGacatgttttgctgtttttttaatatttgctcCCTCTCACCTTTTTGCCTCCACAGGCGAACGCTGACCCCTCGGTCATCAGCTGCATGCACAACCTGTCGCGCCGCATCGCGATTGCTCTGCAGCACGAGGAGCGCCGCTGCCAGTACCTGACCAGAGAGGCCAAACTGATGCTCGCCGTCCAGGACGAGATCACCACCACGACTGAGTGTGAGAAACACACTTCTCACGCTTCAGACCTTACAGCGAATTCACTGCTCTGCCTCAGTAAAACTATATAACTTTATAGAGTTCTGTGTAAATAATGCctcatttattgttattgtattattgtctaactgtttttcctttcttgaCGACAGCCGATGGAAGCCCCCAGTCCCCTTTTAGACAAATTCTTCCTAAATGTAAGCTAGCCAGGGACCTGAAGGAAGCTTATGACAGGTGTGTGATGAGGCACATTGATTCCCTCTTCTTTCTTACCATGAATAACATTTATTGTCCATATAGCTGATATTGATTGTACACAGCTATCATAGTGCAAGATGTACTTCTGCCCAGCAACTGATGTTTGTACCCTGGAATCCACAGTCTCATTGGTTTGTTAAAAATGGCATGTTTTGCAAAAATGGGCTCTTTTtataataatcacatttttataacAGATTGTTTTACAATTTGCCAGGAAATAGTTATCTCACATGTTCATTATTATCtcacatatttaaaatgttagaaaaataTGGCAACTGATTTATTTAACAAACGCATTGTTAATGGTGATATTAATGTTTTGTCAGCCTTTGTACAACTGGTGTGGTGCGACTACACATTAACAACTGGTTGGAGGTGAGCTTCTGTTTACCGCACAAGATCCACAGGATCGGTGGCAACCACATACCCCCTGAGGCATTAGAGCGCAGCCTTAAGGCTATaaggtgtgtttttaatctcagaatgtttttttagtAATTATGCCTTATATTTGATTATCACAAGAGTAATCCGTTCATGGGAGGGCTGTTTCTACACTCTTGGTTgaagctgttaaaaaaacaaaaaaccctcgGCAACACCACAGTCAGCAGTTACAATCTATGGTACTAAAAAAAGGCATATCACTACCAACCACAGACACTCCACCCAGCAGCCCATTTCTTTGAGCACAGGCACATATCAAGTGTTATACCAGATGATACATTTTCTAATCtaatattcaaatgaattgCCACCTTTAAATTTACTTTGTAGTGAGTTTATAGCATTGACACTTAGTTTTACTGTAGTTTCCTTCTTTTCTGCCCTCAAATGCAGCACCGTGGTGTTAATTTgttaatctgaatctgaatgtgAAAGTTGAATATATGAAGTTGATGTGGTTAAAGGAAAAAGAACGGTAAAGAACATAAACTCATGACACTCAGACAAAGCAAACGGCGTTACCAGTGATATTTATCCATCAGTTTATGTCAAAATATTGCATCTTTTACTGCTTTTTTTGTGAACTCCAGCACTCTGACTTACTATTTAATGTCTTCAGAAAACTGTGGGCCCACACTGCCACCTATTGTTTCTTCAGCATAGCTACATCAGAGTTGTGATCAGCCTCTACCTCTCCTTTCAATTCCTTTTTGTGCTCTTACATAAACTTTGTTGTTCTCTTCATCGGGTGGCACTAAATCTTATTTCTGTCTTGATAACCAAAGAGGAGATGTGTTAAATTCAGAGGCTGTGTGTCATATGTTGTTTGATTCTCCCAGACCCTACCACGCCCTGTTGCTGCTGGAAAGTGAGAAGGCCCTGTTGAGCCAGCTTCCCCTGGACTGCTCGCCTGCGATGGTGCGCCTCATCAAGACCTGCTCAGCGGTGaaaaacctgcagcagctcgcCCAGGACGCTGACCTGGCCTTACTTCAGGTGCAGAACAGTCACACAATTacgttacattcatttagctgacgttttttgtccaaagtgacttacaataagtgcataaAATATTCCCCAAAGAGTgaaagaatcaagagagtacacaaacatttatcaaacaggcaaaaacagcttaAATTCCTCCATTTTAGATttattacaatttaatttttctacctttgaaaaaaaaatggaagcaCTTATTCattattaagaaaatatttataaCAATGTACAACataatatatttagtttttgtattatatttttaaacatggTCTTTTATATGCATTACATAAAAGGTCATTTTTACATGTAGCACTTGTATTTGAGGTTACTGTGTTCACGGTGTCTCCATCTTGTGGAGAATATATGTACATTCAGAGAAAATCCCATTAAAGAGTTCTCATGTGTAGTAAGAGGTTATTTTCcatcaacatctttttttttgtggttcagATGCTCCTGTTTAGTTGCTGTTATTTCACattactgatgttttttttacaaaaatatttccccccctcccccatatTTTCCCACACCGCCAGATCTTTCAAATCGCTGCCCACTTGGTCTATTGGGGCAAAGCGATCATCATCTACCCGCTGTGCGAGAACAACGTGTACATGCTGTCTCCTCATGCCAACATCAGCCTGTGAGTGTCTGATGTGTGTGAGCCACAGTTGGCTCCTTTGGTTAATACACAGCTGAGGATATGATAATAGTCATATTGCTTAGCACAGCCCTTTGATATCTCATATATATACTGGTCTCAAAAACAtgtctaaattattattattattgtgttagTGGACATCTCATGTTCCATCTCTCCCTGTACAGATACTCGCCGCTGGCCGAGCAGTTTGCTCAGCAGTTTCCTGGTCATGATCTGCCAACCATGTTAGCCAAGTTCTCACTGCCTGTCTCACTGGCTGAGTTCAGAAACCCCCTGGAGGCTCCTGCACAGGAGGTGGGATTAttggtgttttaaaaaactgtgggggggaatatatatatatatatatatatatatatatataaatatatacatttgttaCAGTGGACTGTGAGAGAAGTCAGATACTGACTGATATTTATGCATGTTTTATACCCAAAAGAAGAACAGAACTCTGGCTTTCTTCAAACTGAACCTGAACAAAGTGAAAGTACTTGGAAACACTTGTAATTAATAAAGCCTGTCCCATGTTTGAAGaattattttttagatttaagaagaattaactgtccaaaaaaatttatatttttgctgaaatatttttgcaaacaaatgaaattagTTTCCCAGTGATTCCATAGTATTTAAAGGGTTATTCCGAATTCAGGTGGTGTATTATAAGGACAGGACAATCAGGTGATCGTCTCTGACCCATCTTATTTTGGAAGAGCTGCTTGAGCATCGGGGATGAATTATAAATGGCACAGGGACATCAGCTCCCGCGTCTGCATCCTCCATTTTTTATGAGAACAAGATCAGAGCCGTGGCTCGTTCTTGCGG from the Scophthalmus maximus strain ysfricsl-2021 chromosome 17, ASM2237912v1, whole genome shotgun sequence genome contains:
- the nprl3 gene encoding GATOR complex protein NPRL3 isoform X1, translating into MTPPAADFAVSDAKMMLNPSARLPDDRRSMYSQSHHSVYRSGDRTSPISVILVSSGSRGNKLLFRYPFQRAADCPASVTAKQRSPYALNTTGEGLEDQDGDSREQSPLTDEQLVAGFSDIILATILATKSDICGKKFELKIDNVRFVGHPTLLQHPPIIQVSKSDPSPKREMPTMILFNVVFALRANADPSVISCMHNLSRRIAIALQHEERRCQYLTREAKLMLAVQDEITTTTESDGSPQSPFRQILPKCKLARDLKEAYDSLCTTGVVRLHINNWLEVSFCLPHKIHRIGGNHIPPEALERSLKAIRPYHALLLLESEKALLSQLPLDCSPAMVRLIKTCSAVKNLQQLAQDADLALLQIFQIAAHLVYWGKAIIIYPLCENNVYMLSPHANISLYSPLAEQFAQQFPGHDLPTMLAKFSLPVSLAEFRNPLEAPAQEAQLIQMVVWMLQRRLLIQLHTYVCLLVPPSEDEPGLRDEDLPLAARVGGRSLSTPSALSFGSPTSSDDMTLTSPSMDNSSAELLPGGDSPLNKRMTETLLASLSENERQVILNIPAAQNPEDLRMFARLLHYFRGHHHLEEIMYNENMRRSQLKTLFDKFRSVLVVTNHEDPIISIFQSPME
- the nprl3 gene encoding GATOR complex protein NPRL3 isoform X3, with the protein product MTPPAADFAVSDAKMMLNPSARLPDDRRSMYSQSHHSVYRSGDRTSPISVILVSSGSRGNKLLFRYPFQRAADCPASVTAKQRSPYALNTTGEGLEDQDGDSREQSPLTDEQLVAGFSDIILATILATKSDICGKKFELKIDNVRFVGHPTLLQHPPIIQANADPSVISCMHNLSRRIAIALQHEERRCQYLTREAKLMLAVQDEITTTTESDGSPQSPFRQILPKCKLARDLKEAYDSLCTTGVVRLHINNWLEVSFCLPHKIHRIGGNHIPPEALERSLKAIRPYHALLLLESEKALLSQLPLDCSPAMVRLIKTCSAVKNLQQLAQDADLALLQIFQIAAHLVYWGKAIIIYPLCENNVYMLSPHANISLYSPLAEQFAQQFPGHDLPTMLAKFSLPVSLAEFRNPLEAPAQEAQLIQMVVWMLQRRLLIQLHTYVCLLVPPSEDEPGLRDEDLPLAARVGGRSLSTPSALSFGSPTSSDDMTLTSPSMDNSSAELLPGGDSPLNKRMTETLLASLSENERQVILNIPAAQNPEDLRMFARLLHYFRGHHHLEEIMYNENMRRSQLKTLFDKFRSVLVVTNHEDPIISIFQSPME
- the nprl3 gene encoding GATOR complex protein NPRL3 isoform X4, with translation MTPPAADFAVSDAKMMLNPSARLPDDRRSMYSQSHHSVYRSGDRTSPISVILVSSGSRGNKLLFRYPFQRAADCPASVTAKQRSPYALNTTGEGLEDQDGDSRFSDIILATILATKSDICGKKFELKIDNVRFVGHPTLLQHPPIIQANADPSVISCMHNLSRRIAIALQHEERRCQYLTREAKLMLAVQDEITTTTESDGSPQSPFRQILPKCKLARDLKEAYDSLCTTGVVRLHINNWLEVSFCLPHKIHRIGGNHIPPEALERSLKAIRPYHALLLLESEKALLSQLPLDCSPAMVRLIKTCSAVKNLQQLAQDADLALLQIFQIAAHLVYWGKAIIIYPLCENNVYMLSPHANISLYSPLAEQFAQQFPGHDLPTMLAKFSLPVSLAEFRNPLEAPAQEAQLIQMVVWMLQRRLLIQLHTYVCLLVPPSEDEPGLRDEDLPLAARVGGRSLSTPSALSFGSPTSSDDMTLTSPSMDNSSAELLPGGDSPLNKRMTETLLASLSENERQVILNIPAAQNPEDLRMFARLLHYFRGHHHLEEIMYNENMRRSQLKTLFDKFRSVLVVTNHEDPIISIFQSPME
- the nprl3 gene encoding GATOR complex protein NPRL3 isoform X2 gives rise to the protein MTPPAADFAVSDAKMMLNPSARLPDDRRSMYSQSHHSVYRSGDRTSPISVILVSSGSRGNKLLFRYPFQRAADCPASVTAKQRSPYALNTTGEGLEDQDGDSRFSDIILATILATKSDICGKKFELKIDNVRFVGHPTLLQHPPIIQVSKSDPSPKREMPTMILFNVVFALRANADPSVISCMHNLSRRIAIALQHEERRCQYLTREAKLMLAVQDEITTTTESDGSPQSPFRQILPKCKLARDLKEAYDSLCTTGVVRLHINNWLEVSFCLPHKIHRIGGNHIPPEALERSLKAIRPYHALLLLESEKALLSQLPLDCSPAMVRLIKTCSAVKNLQQLAQDADLALLQIFQIAAHLVYWGKAIIIYPLCENNVYMLSPHANISLYSPLAEQFAQQFPGHDLPTMLAKFSLPVSLAEFRNPLEAPAQEAQLIQMVVWMLQRRLLIQLHTYVCLLVPPSEDEPGLRDEDLPLAARVGGRSLSTPSALSFGSPTSSDDMTLTSPSMDNSSAELLPGGDSPLNKRMTETLLASLSENERQVILNIPAAQNPEDLRMFARLLHYFRGHHHLEEIMYNENMRRSQLKTLFDKFRSVLVVTNHEDPIISIFQSPME